One genomic window of Cololabis saira isolate AMF1-May2022 chromosome 3, fColSai1.1, whole genome shotgun sequence includes the following:
- the cmtm6 gene encoding CKLF-like MARVEL transmembrane domain-containing protein 6, which produces MAANTVYSATTAPNPKSSWFKVPSERLDKVRFGIKIVEVLLSLAAFVLEEMVSICTSCSALYFFEFVSCTAFLFTCLLLVLLSTGLHQRVGISCWGPLDLVYTGVIAVLFLISSIVFSSDNSGSSLETVAVVFGFLATLAFFLDAGYFLKTQGWPFGRGGASPSTNGSPKTGGAEPEEQRLNAEPNGTN; this is translated from the exons ATGGCTGCCAACACCGTGTACTCGGCCACCACGGCTCCAAACCCCAAGTCCTCCTGGTTCAAGGTCCCGTCGGAGCGACTGGACAAGGTCCGCTTCGGGATCAAGATCGTGGAAGTG CTGCTGTCCCTGGCTGCCTTCGTCCTGGAGGAGATGGTCAGCATCTGCACCAGCTGCTCCGCCCTCTACTTCTTCGAGTTCGTCAGCTGCACCGCCTTTCTGTTCACCtgcctgctgctggtgctgctgtccACCGGGCTGCACCAGCGGGTCGGAATCAGCTGCTGGGGGCCCCTG GACCTGGTCTACACCGGCGTCATCGCCGTCCTCTTCCTCATTTCCTCCATCGTCTTCTCGTCGGACAACAGCGGCTCCAGCCTGGAGACGGTTGCCGTG GTGTTTGGTTTCCTGGCCACCTTGGCGTTCTTCCTGGACGCCGGCTACTTCCTGAAGACGCAGGGCTGGCCGTtcggaaggggcggggcttcgcCGTCGACCAACGGCAGCCCGAAGACGGGCGGCGCCGAGccggaggagcagcggctcaacGCCGAGCCCAACGGGACCAACTGA
- the LOC133440768 gene encoding uncharacterized protein LOC133440768, translated as MDLKPIRTFVSVLKLVVSQELDSVSPELLKIHQSKSSPFRCRHIFKRKISPVKQKDGHLDQTDSLDGSGVFSSNSPNNDPRYQYLGDKKGNCTLQIRDVQWKDGTGPGGSQDGSTFRFRMEADDPLGHFTNTTGVTVRVVDWIKLKIEASSNESRRGQSVSLQCTSSPCTIQDLNVIWFRDGHALSESGHALQLGPLTAEDSGKYTCVLSTDVNTRSDSFSLQVEDGDGDGDGPDGG; from the exons ATGGACCTGAAACCGATCAGAACCTTCGTTTCAGTCTTGAAGCTGGTGGTCAGTCAGGAGTTGGACTCTGTCAGCCCTGAACTCCTGAAGATCCACC AGTCTAAATCATCTCCGTTCAGGTGCCGTCACATATTCAAGAGGAAAATCAGCCCAGTGAAACAGAAGGATGGACATTTGGATCAAACTGACTCTCTGGACGGTTCTGGTGTTTTCAGCAG TAATTCACCAAACAACGACCCTCGTTATCAATACCTGGGAGACAAGAAGGGAAACTGCACTTTACAGATCAGAGACGTTCAGTGGAAAGACGGTACAGGACCAGGCGGGTCACAAGACGGCTCAACGTTTCGCTTCAGGATGGAAGCTGATGATCCTCTAGGACATTTCACTAACACGACCGGAGTGACGGTCAGAGTTGTCG ATTGGATTAAACTGAAAATAGAAGCCTCCAGTAACGAGTCCAGACGAGGTCAATCAGTCTCCCTGCAGTGCACCTCTTCACCCTGCACCATCCAAGACCTGAATGTCATCTGGTTCAGAGATGGCCACGCCCTCTCAGAGTCTGGACACGCCCTCCAGCTCGGCCCTCTGACCGCAGAGGATTCTGGGAAATACACCTGCGTTCTGagcacggacgtgaacacacgGTCTGACTCGTTCAGCCTGCAGGTGGAGGACGGAGACGGAGATGGAGACGGTCCTGATGGTGGTTAG